Within the Micromonospora citrea genome, the region CGCGTTCTGGCTGATCCAGATGGCCGGCACCCGCTTGTCCCCGCAGCGGGAGCCGACCAGCGAGAAGCACTTGTTCTTGGCCAGGGCCTGCGGGTGCAGGGTGACGAAGGCGATCCCCTCGTCGATGGTGAGCGGCAGCCGGCCCTGGCCGGTGATCACCTCCATCGCGGCGGCCGGCGGCTGGTTCAGCGTCTCCTCGCCCCGGTCGACGTCGAAGAGCAGGTACGCCGGCCCGGCGGGCACCTCCAGCTCCTTGATCGGGTGGAACTTCGGCAGGTCGTCCTCGGCGTAGTGCCGGTCGACCACGCCCGGTTTCCGCTTCCCGGCCAGGGTGGTCAGGGCCACCCGCTCCTCCACCGGCACCAGGTCGCGGGTGGTCACCAGCAGGAACGGCACCCGGCCCTCGGTGGGCTCGGACAGGCCCACGGCGCCGGTGACGGCCGCCGCGCGAAGCGGCGCGACGAGGCGCCGGAAGTCGTCCTCGGTCAGGTCGGCGAGCGCCGGATAGCCCAGTTCCACCAAGCGGTCGACCTGGCGGTCGAATTCGGTCGCGGCGTCGAACAAGAGCGGCCTCCATTTCTCGTACCGAGTACCGTACAGCGTACGGGAGGCGCGGTTCATTCCCGTTTCTCCGCGACCGGCGAACGAAAATCGGATGCAGCGATGTGCGCCCGCCCCACGTGACAGTGGCGAACATCCGCCGACGCCAAGGATCGCCATGGAAATCGCCCGCCGCCAACCCGACCCGTCCTCCGCCTCGCAGCCGTGCAACCTTTTCGCGCGTACTTTCGTCATGAGGGGCGTGAGGATCGAGAGGGTCGTCTACAGGCGGTTCGCC harbors:
- a CDS encoding DUF5701 family protein, with protein sequence MFDAATEFDRQVDRLVELGYPALADLTEDDFRRLVAPLRAAAVTGAVGLSEPTEGRVPFLLVTTRDLVPVEERVALTTLAGKRKPGVVDRHYAEDDLPKFHPIKELEVPAGPAYLLFDVDRGEETLNQPPAAAMEVITGQGRLPLTIDEGIAFVTLHPQALAKNKCFSLVGSRCGDKRVPAIWISQNAPKLGWCWWGNPHTWLGSASARPERVGLD